In a genomic window of Styela clava chromosome 7, kaStyClav1.hap1.2, whole genome shotgun sequence:
- the LOC144425141 gene encoding uncharacterized protein LOC144425141 — translation MTDHEAVQTEIKLNKSDLIGRGTWKNNSSIYNNMEFSTCFKQKWIKWITLKELYATTHLEWWILIKSKIKNTLMEHAKEKRRKEKIKEKDLRHQLEVIRKRITKERGVRQGDNLSMILFTIAIDPLLQQITKDTDIVPIKLKATAQEFKTPSYADDLTLTVKTEYSIYKAIQTIENFGRISGLQINPQKTQGIQFGKMKKIPEIIWKQSINILGHQHGYINAKDQWINEIKLLRQTTLKYQPRRLTMEQKRIIVNSKMLPIFLYKSTLRHMTKTVKSEIKKQIMKFCFEGKENIDYELLVRQKNNGGYNIIDIPTFVDIMYIATVLKYCRNPEDHQCHPINKTINFQLGYQLKKFADIKLTLNRPHTWNPEQHWAIVVQIIKENSMTKQEIQTCSNKEIYQRIVKNRNKWKTTYFANHNWNNIHSNILDENDRTLNWKIAHKILPSNNKPRIYFTSKSKRCTFCKSEIETEMHLFTKCKITCKISSEALNIWAREYSQGRIKPTEAVMIHLKFHDNIETNIPAKTTLIYLTTAIKRSIWTERNKIIQTKQPPSIKTMLAKITAGINYKTKLMSYAKRSEHNKELLTLRQIANNMVEKYQNDVGIT, via the exons ATGACCGACCACGAGGCTGTTCAAACGGAAATAAAACTTAACAAATCTGATTTAATTGGCCGCGGCACATGGAAAAATAACTCATCAATATACAATAACATGGAGTTTTCGACCTGTTTCAAACAAAAATGGATTAAATGGATTACTCTTAAAGAACTGTACGCAACCACTCACTTAGAATGGTGGATCCTGATAAAATCCAAGATAAAAAACACCCTAATGGAACACGCAAAGGAAAAACgtagaaaagaaaaaatcaagGAAAAAGACCTAAGGCACCAATTGGAGGTAATTAGGAAACGGATTACAAAAG AAAGAGGCGTCAGACAAGGAGACAATCTATCGATGATACTATTTACAATTGCGATTGACCCTCTACTGCAGCAAATAACAAAAGACACGGACATAGTACCAATAAAACTCAAAGCGACAGCGCAAGAATTCAAAACACCATCTTATGCTGACGACCTGACGCTCACAGTAAAAACGGAATATTCCATATACAAAGCGATCCagacaattgaaaattttggaagGATATCAGGTCTACAAATAAACCCTCAAAAAACTCAAGGCATACAATTcggaaagatgaaaaaaatccCCGAAATTATATGGAAACAATCCATAAACATACTTGGCCACCAGCATGGATATATTAACGCGAAAGACCAATGGATAAACGAAATAAAACTACTGCGGCAAACCACCTTAAAATATCAACCTCGACGCCTAACAATGGAACAAAAAAGGATAATAGTAAACAGTAAAATGCTGCCAATATTCTTGTACAAAAGCACTCTCCGACATATGACAAAAACGGTAAAGTCGGAAATAAAGAAGCAAATAATGAAATTCTGCTTTGAAGGCAAAGAAAATATTGACTACGAACTCCTAGTGCGCCAAAAGAACAATGGTGGTTATAATATAATAGATATTCCAACATTCGTTGATATCATGTACATAGCAACAGTACTGAAATACTGCAGAAATCCAGAAGACCATCAATGTCACCCAATCAACAAAACGATAAATTTCCAATTGGGATACCAACTGAAAAAATTCGCCGACATAAAGCTAACATTAAATCGACCACATACATGGAATCCGGAACAACATTGGGCAATAGTAGTGCAAATTATAAAGGAAAACAGTATGACAAAACAAGAAATACAGACCTGCTCAAATAAGGAAATATATCAACGAATAGTTAAAAACAGAAACAAATGGAAAACAACATATTTCGCCAATCACAATTGGAATAATATACACAGCAATATATTAGATGAAAACGACAGAACCCTAAATTGGAAGATTGCCCACAAGATCTTACCATCCAACAATAAACCAAGGATATACTTCACCAGTAAATCAAAGAGATGTACATTTTGTAAATCTGAGATTGAAACAGAAATGCACTTATTCACGAAATGCAAAATCACGTGTAAAATATCGTCTGAAGCCCTTAATATCTGGGCAAGAGAATATAGTCAAGGCCGGATAAAGCCGACAGAGGCAGTGATGATACACCTAAAATTTCACGATAACATAGAGACAAACATTCCGGCCAAAACAACTTTAATCTACCTCACAACAGCTATTAAAAGGAGCATCTGGactgaaagaaataaaataatccaAACGAAACAACCGCCGTCAATTAAAACAATGTTAGCAAAAATAACTGCTGGAATAAACTACAAAACCAAATTGATGAGTTATGCAAAAAGATCTGAGCACAACAAAGAGCTCTTAACTCTAAGACAAATAGCCAACAATATggttgaaaaatatcaaaatgatgTGGGAATAACGTGA